The stretch of DNA GGTGGAATAATAACTCTTAGTGCTTGTGGTAAAACAACTTTTTTTAAGATTATATGCTCTTTTAATCCTAATGCATGAGCTGCTTCTTTTTGTCCCTTTGGTACTGCTTCAATACCAGCTCTAACTGCTTCAGCAATATATGTTGCTGTATAAATACTAAGAGCAAAAGCAAGTGCAAGAAGTTCTGGAATTAAAGTCCAACCACCTGTAAAGTTAAAGCCTTTAAGTTCGGCATACTCTAAAGTTGCAGGTGTTCCACTTACAAAGAATACTAAAGTTGGTGCAGCTATTAAAATAGCTAAAGAAGTCCATGCAACAGGAAACTCTTCTCCTGTTTCATCATGTTTTTTTCTTGCCCATTTTACTAAATACGCACATGCAATAACTGCTAAAATAAAAGCAATGATAACAGCTATAAAACCACTTTCTAAAATAGGTTTAGGAATATAAAGACCTCTATTATTAAAGAAAATAGAATCAAAATAATTGATTGATTGCCTAGGACTAGGCAGTGAAGCTAATACAACATTATACCAAAATAGTATTTGTAGAAGAATAGGAATATTCCTAAACGTTTCAACATATACCATACAAAGTTTAGAAATCATAAAGTTTTTAGAAAGTCTTCCAATTCCAATTAAAAGACCAAGTATTGAAGCAAAAAATATACCAATAGCAGAAACTAAAATAGT from Arcobacter sp. F155 encodes:
- a CDS encoding amino acid ABC transporter permease encodes the protein MKKIKKEPQENVAFYNNPEKRAIIYQILALAGIFIFTYFILNNMFINIEKRGINTGFDFLSSEAGFGIVQSLIEYDESNSHGKVFIVGLLNTILVSAIGIFFASILGLLIGIGRLSKNFMISKLCMVYVETFRNIPILLQILFWYNVVLASLPSPRQSINYFDSIFFNNRGLYIPKPILESGFIAVIIAFILAVIACAYLVKWARKKHDETGEEFPVAWTSLAILIAAPTLVFFVSGTPATLEYAELKGFNFTGGWTLIPELLALAFALSIYTATYIAEAVRAGIEAVPKGQKEAAHALGLKEHIILKKVVLPQALRVIIPPVINQYLNLTKNSSLATAIGYPELVTIFAGTSLNQVGQAIEIILMTMAVYLTISIVISIIMNYINEKIKIKER